The window AACGGCTCGAACACCGGGGGATCGTCGTCCACCTCTCCGGCGTGGCCGCCGGACACGAGCAGGCACTCGGCGCGGTCGGCGTACTCGACCGGCTCCGCGCCGAGGGCAGGGTCTTCCCGGGTACGCCGGAGGCGATCGCCGCCGCTCGGGTGCACCTGCACCACACCGGCGTCCTGCTGCCGACCGGGCAGGCCGGACCGGGAACGGCCTGACCGACCGCCGGATCAGCGCTCGGCCTCGTGCGCCGCTCCGGATCAGCGCTCGGCCTCGTGCGCCGCTCCGAGTCAGCGCTCGGCCTCGTGGGCCGCGCGTGCTTCGAGCAACTCGGGCAGGTGTTGCCGGCTCCAGGTGCGGGCGGCGTCGATGAGCGTCAGGAGGCTACGCCCGAGCGGGGTCAGATCGTACTCCACCCGGGGCGGATTCTCGTCGTACGCGGTGCGGGTCACCAGGCCGTCGCGTTCCATCGCCCGCAGGGTCTGGGTGAGTACCTTCGGGGTGACCGCGCGCAGGGGAACCCGGATCTCGCTGAACCGCCGCCGACCGTGCTCCAGACAGAGCACCACCATTCCGGTCCACTTGTCGCCGATCTGGAAGGGCAGCGCACCGCTCGGACACATCGGGTCGAACATGTCCGCGTCCAACGGCTGGGCCATCTCCGGACCCTATCCCGGTACCTTTGAAGTAACCAGTATCCCGTGGATACCGTCTCCGTTGTGGAACCGACAACCGGAGGCGGGACGCAATCATGAGCGACATTGCCATCTTCGGAGCCGGCGGCCGAGCCGGCCGAGCGGTGACCAGGGAGGCGCGCGACCGTGGGCACCGGGTGACCGCGGTGGTGAGGGATCCGGAGCGGTTCCGACACCTGTCGGCCGACGGGGTCCGGGTGCTGCGCGGTGACGTCACCGACGTACGCGCGGTTGCCCTGATCACACGTGACCACGACGCCGTGGTCCACGCGGTCTCGCCGGCGTCCGGACCGGAGGCGTTGGCCCGACTCGACCGCTTCGACGGCCAGTTCTTCGTCCGGGCGGCCGACGCCCTGCGACAGGGGATGGCCGAAGCCGGCGTGTCCCGACTCGTGGTCATCGGTCTGTTCGCCAACCTCGACGGGGTCGACGGGCGTCCGGTGATGGACGACCCCGCACTGTTCCCCGCCACCCTCCGACCGTTCGCCCGGGCCCACACGGATGGGCTGGACCGGCTGCGTACGACCGGAGGAGCGCTCGACTGGGTGATGCTCACCCCGCCCGCGATGCTGTCCGCGGACAGCCCCCGGACCGGCCGCTACCGGGTGGGAGGTGACGCCGTGCCGCCGTCGGAGTC of the Micromonospora sp. NBC_01796 genome contains:
- a CDS encoding NAD(P)-dependent oxidoreductase, which codes for MSDIAIFGAGGRAGRAVTREARDRGHRVTAVVRDPERFRHLSADGVRVLRGDVTDVRAVALITRDHDAVVHAVSPASGPEALARLDRFDGQFFVRAADALRQGMAEAGVSRLVVIGLFANLDGVDGRPVMDDPALFPATLRPFARAHTDGLDRLRTTGGALDWVMLTPPAMLSADSPRTGRYRVGGDAVPPSESAWLSYADLAVAVLDEIGTPRHHRTRVSVYNTAS
- a CDS encoding winged helix-turn-helix transcriptional regulator produces the protein MAQPLDADMFDPMCPSGALPFQIGDKWTGMVVLCLEHGRRRFSEIRVPLRAVTPKVLTQTLRAMERDGLVTRTAYDENPPRVEYDLTPLGRSLLTLIDAARTWSRQHLPELLEARAAHEAER